TGTATCCGGGGCTGGTTTTTCCCGCGACATGTTCGGTTGGGGAAAGGAAGCCGGGGTTCCCGTCGTCCCCATTGTCGGTACGGACAAACTTGCGGCAATTTCGCAAAAACTGGGGGCTTCGGCGGTAATCGTGGAAGGGAAGGAAGCAGGCGGGCACCTTGGGACCAGCGAATCCGTTAAAGAACTCCTCCCGAAAGTCAAAAAAGCCGTTTCCATCCCGGTCATTGCCGCGGGCGGGATTGTTGACGGCAAGGATATGGCGGAAATGATCAAACTGGGCGCCGACGGCGTGCAAATCGGTATTCGTTTTGCGGCAAGCGAGGAGTCGAATGCGGACACCAGGCTGAAAGAGGCTTACGTTAAAGCCAAAGATGAAGACATCATACTGATCAACAGCCCTGTCGGTCTTCCGGGAAGAGCCATCCGCAACGAATTCACCGAAAAACTGAGCCAAGGCCTGACACTTTTTCCGAAAAGCTGTGTCAAATGCTTGAAGGAATGCGCCAAAAACTTTTGCATCATGGAAGCGCTTCAAAACGCCCAGCAGGGAAAATTGGCGGAAGGCTTGATTTTTTCGGGGGAGTATATTGGCAAAATAAAGGAAATATTACCGGTGAGAGAGATTATTCGCAACCTGCTGCGCGAAGCGGCAGAGTGCGTTTGAAATAAAAATCATGGGGGTGTTGTATGAAAAGACGAGTGGTAATAACCGGGATGTCCGCAATTTCACCGGTCGGAACAGGACTAGAATTGTTTTGGGAAAGGATAACCGCAGGCCAGTCAGGGATAGTAAAAATATCGCGGTTTGAGACGACTGGTTACTCCACGCAAATAGCTGGCGAAGTAAACGATTTTGACCCTTCAATATATATCGACAAAAAGGAAGCCAGGCGAATGGATCGTTTTGCTCAGTTTGCCGTGGCCGGGGCACGAATGGCGCTTGCTGACGCCGGGATCAAACCGGAAGAACTGGAAAAAGAAAGAACCGGGGTAATAATGGGTTCAGGGATAGGCGGCATCGAAACGTTGGAAGAGACGGCCCGGGTCCTCCATGAAAAAGGTCCAAGCCGTGTAAGCCCGTTTTTTGTGCCGATGATGATTGGCAACATGGCGGCGGGCCAAGTGGCTATCAATTTGGGAGCAACCGGCCCCAATATTACTGTGGTTACGGCCTGCGCTTCAGGAACCAACGCCATTGGCGACGCCTTTAAGCTGATCCAGCGCGGCGCAGCAGAACTGGTGATTACCGGGGGAACCGAAGCATCGATAACCCCTCTTGCTCTTGCCGGATTCTGTGCGATGAAGGCTCTTTCCACGCACAACGACGAACCGCAAAAAGCCAGCCGTCCTTTCGATGCGGAGCGTGATGGTTTCGTTATGGGAGAAGGGGCAGGCATACTTGTCCTGGAAAGCCTGGAGCACGCACAGGCAAGGGGGGCCCGGATCTATGCGGAAGTACTTGGATACGGAGCTACCGCCGACGCTTATCATATTACGGCGCCTGCACCCGGCGGCGAGGGCATGTCCAGGTCGATGAGCGAAGCCTTGAAAGACGCGGGACT
This genomic interval from Peptococcaceae bacterium contains the following:
- the fabF gene encoding beta-ketoacyl-ACP synthase II; translated protein: MKRRVVITGMSAISPVGTGLELFWERITAGQSGIVKISRFETTGYSTQIAGEVNDFDPSIYIDKKEARRMDRFAQFAVAGARMALADAGIKPEELEKERTGVIMGSGIGGIETLEETARVLHEKGPSRVSPFFVPMMIGNMAAGQVAINLGATGPNITVVTACASGTNAIGDAFKLIQRGAAELVITGGTEASITPLALAGFCAMKALSTHNDEPQKASRPFDAERDGFVMGEGAGILVLESLEHAQARGARIYAEVLGYGATADAYHITAPAPGGEGMSRSMSEALKDAGLRPEDIDYINAHGTSTDLNDKFETMAIKNVFGGHASKLAISSIKSMTGHLLGAAGGIEMVATVLSVYKDLVPPTINYENPDPDCDLDYVPNKARKMTVHCALSNSFGFGGQNATVVVGKYNSPNKRE
- a CDS encoding nitronate monooxygenase, coding for MKLPELSISNLKPAIPIIQGGMAIRISTSRLAAAVANEGGIGLIAGSGMSPQELKEEIKSARSLSQGIIGVNIMYAVSAFAELVKTAIEEKIDLIVSGAGFSRDMFGWGKEAGVPVVPIVGTDKLAAISQKLGASAVIVEGKEAGGHLGTSESVKELLPKVKKAVSIPVIAAGGIVDGKDMAEMIKLGADGVQIGIRFAASEESNADTRLKEAYVKAKDEDIILINSPVGLPGRAIRNEFTEKLSQGLTLFPKSCVKCLKECAKNFCIMEALQNAQQGKLAEGLIFSGEYIGKIKEILPVREIIRNLLREAAECV